A single region of the Rhipicephalus microplus isolate Deutch F79 chromosome 10, USDA_Rmic, whole genome shotgun sequence genome encodes:
- the LOC119187260 gene encoding adenosine deaminase isoform X2, with product MRQETIWELAQQKGLDLGYRSVEDIQEKTRLKEGTTLANYLKEIFVFTKVVVGDRDAMERVAYEEAVDQAAEGVLYSEMLLCPQPLASSNVAQRWQGMPESMVSVRDVLDAALRGLRKAELETGAKFRIVLSCARGRPDWAPETLELCREYRDRGVVGIDVCGVVGPEEAQSMQVGLDAREYGEEFTDPRIIDTFQRAVSYGVHRTVHAAEAGPPATLLRAVRELHAERIGHGYRAVAEGGDAYRQALAAGVHFECCPTSSYLTGSVDRNAAEHPIVRLKRDGASFSLNTDNPAITHTTLDDEYRLALKLGLSPEDILRCNRSAISASFLPDVEKWELEQKFNRLICSDSANA from the exons ACAAAAAGGCCTGGACTTGGGATACAGGAGCGTGGAAGACATTCAAGAAAAGACGAGACTGAAAGAAGGCACCACGCTTGCCAATTACCTGAAGGAAATCTTCGTCTTTACCAAGGTTGTAGT CGGTGACCGGGACGCCATGGAGCGAGTGGCGTACGAGGAGGCCGTCGACCAGGCGGCGGAAGGCGTGCTGTACAGCGAGATGTTGTTGTGCCCTCAACCGCTCGCCTCCTCGAACGTCGCACAACGGTGGCAAGGGATGCCGGAAAGCATGGTCAGCGTCAGAGATGTGCTGGACGCAGCGCTGAGAGGACTGCGCAAGGCGGAACTGGAGACGGGCGCCAAGTTCAGGATCGTTCTGTCTTGCGCTCGTGGAAGGCCCG ACTGGGCACCAGAGACTCTGGAGCTCTGCCGTGAGTACCGCGACCGAGGCGTGGTCGGCATCGACGTCTGCGGCGTGGTCGGTCCCGAAGAGGCACAGTCAATGCAAGTAGGCCTGGACGCTAGGGAGTACGGTGAAGAGTTCACGGATCCCCGGATCATCGACACTTTCCAG CGTGCTGTTTCTTACGGCGTACACCGGACCGTTCACGCGGCTGAGGCGGGGCCTCCGGCCACTCTGCTGCGGGCCGTTCGGGAACTTCACGCAGAACGCATCGGTCACGGTTACCGGGCGGTCGCTGAAGGAGGCGACGCCTATCGGCAAGCGTTGGCCGCCGGGGTCCACTTCGAGTGCTGCCCTACCAGCAGCTACCTTACTGGCAGCGTGGATCGCAACGCAGCAGAACACCCCATAGTGAG GCTAAAGCGCGACGGCGCAAGTTTCTCGCTGAACACCGACAACCCGGCGATCACGCACACAACACTGGACGACGAGTACCGGCTGGCGCTGAAGCTCGGACTCTCGCCCGAGGACATTCTGCGATGC AATCGCTCGGCCATATCCGCCAGTTTTCTACCCGACGTCGAGAAATGGGAACTGGAGCAAAAGTTCAACCGACTCATCTGTTCGGACTCGGCGAATGCTTAG
- the LOC119187260 gene encoding adenosine deaminase isoform X1 → MAVLKYKIQLHSHLTTGMRQETIWELAQQKGLDLGYRSVEDIQEKTRLKEGTTLANYLKEIFVFTKVVVGDRDAMERVAYEEAVDQAAEGVLYSEMLLCPQPLASSNVAQRWQGMPESMVSVRDVLDAALRGLRKAELETGAKFRIVLSCARGRPDWAPETLELCREYRDRGVVGIDVCGVVGPEEAQSMQVGLDAREYGEEFTDPRIIDTFQRAVSYGVHRTVHAAEAGPPATLLRAVRELHAERIGHGYRAVAEGGDAYRQALAAGVHFECCPTSSYLTGSVDRNAAEHPIVRLKRDGASFSLNTDNPAITHTTLDDEYRLALKLGLSPEDILRCNRSAISASFLPDVEKWELEQKFNRLICSDSANA, encoded by the exons ACAAAAAGGCCTGGACTTGGGATACAGGAGCGTGGAAGACATTCAAGAAAAGACGAGACTGAAAGAAGGCACCACGCTTGCCAATTACCTGAAGGAAATCTTCGTCTTTACCAAGGTTGTAGT CGGTGACCGGGACGCCATGGAGCGAGTGGCGTACGAGGAGGCCGTCGACCAGGCGGCGGAAGGCGTGCTGTACAGCGAGATGTTGTTGTGCCCTCAACCGCTCGCCTCCTCGAACGTCGCACAACGGTGGCAAGGGATGCCGGAAAGCATGGTCAGCGTCAGAGATGTGCTGGACGCAGCGCTGAGAGGACTGCGCAAGGCGGAACTGGAGACGGGCGCCAAGTTCAGGATCGTTCTGTCTTGCGCTCGTGGAAGGCCCG ACTGGGCACCAGAGACTCTGGAGCTCTGCCGTGAGTACCGCGACCGAGGCGTGGTCGGCATCGACGTCTGCGGCGTGGTCGGTCCCGAAGAGGCACAGTCAATGCAAGTAGGCCTGGACGCTAGGGAGTACGGTGAAGAGTTCACGGATCCCCGGATCATCGACACTTTCCAG CGTGCTGTTTCTTACGGCGTACACCGGACCGTTCACGCGGCTGAGGCGGGGCCTCCGGCCACTCTGCTGCGGGCCGTTCGGGAACTTCACGCAGAACGCATCGGTCACGGTTACCGGGCGGTCGCTGAAGGAGGCGACGCCTATCGGCAAGCGTTGGCCGCCGGGGTCCACTTCGAGTGCTGCCCTACCAGCAGCTACCTTACTGGCAGCGTGGATCGCAACGCAGCAGAACACCCCATAGTGAG GCTAAAGCGCGACGGCGCAAGTTTCTCGCTGAACACCGACAACCCGGCGATCACGCACACAACACTGGACGACGAGTACCGGCTGGCGCTGAAGCTCGGACTCTCGCCCGAGGACATTCTGCGATGC AATCGCTCGGCCATATCCGCCAGTTTTCTACCCGACGTCGAGAAATGGGAACTGGAGCAAAAGTTCAACCGACTCATCTGTTCGGACTCGGCGAATGCTTAG
- the LOC119187260 gene encoding adenosine deaminase isoform X3: protein MAVLKYKIQLHSHLTTGMRQETIWELAQQKGLDLGYRSVEDIQEKTRLKEGTTLANYLKEIFVFTKVVVGDRDAMERVAYEEAVDQAAEGVLYSEMLLCPQPLASSNVAQRWQGMPESMVSVRDVLDAALRGLRKAELETGAKFRIVLSCARGRPDWAPETLELCREYRDRGVVGIDVCGVVGPEEAQSMQVGLDAREYGEEFTDPRIIDTFQRAVSYGVHRTVHAAEAGPPATLLRAVRELHAERIGHGYRAVAEGGDAYRQALAAGVHFECCPTSSYLTGSVDRNAAEHPIVRLKRDGASFSLNTDNPAITHTTLDDEYRLALKLGLSPEDILRCI, encoded by the exons ACAAAAAGGCCTGGACTTGGGATACAGGAGCGTGGAAGACATTCAAGAAAAGACGAGACTGAAAGAAGGCACCACGCTTGCCAATTACCTGAAGGAAATCTTCGTCTTTACCAAGGTTGTAGT CGGTGACCGGGACGCCATGGAGCGAGTGGCGTACGAGGAGGCCGTCGACCAGGCGGCGGAAGGCGTGCTGTACAGCGAGATGTTGTTGTGCCCTCAACCGCTCGCCTCCTCGAACGTCGCACAACGGTGGCAAGGGATGCCGGAAAGCATGGTCAGCGTCAGAGATGTGCTGGACGCAGCGCTGAGAGGACTGCGCAAGGCGGAACTGGAGACGGGCGCCAAGTTCAGGATCGTTCTGTCTTGCGCTCGTGGAAGGCCCG ACTGGGCACCAGAGACTCTGGAGCTCTGCCGTGAGTACCGCGACCGAGGCGTGGTCGGCATCGACGTCTGCGGCGTGGTCGGTCCCGAAGAGGCACAGTCAATGCAAGTAGGCCTGGACGCTAGGGAGTACGGTGAAGAGTTCACGGATCCCCGGATCATCGACACTTTCCAG CGTGCTGTTTCTTACGGCGTACACCGGACCGTTCACGCGGCTGAGGCGGGGCCTCCGGCCACTCTGCTGCGGGCCGTTCGGGAACTTCACGCAGAACGCATCGGTCACGGTTACCGGGCGGTCGCTGAAGGAGGCGACGCCTATCGGCAAGCGTTGGCCGCCGGGGTCCACTTCGAGTGCTGCCCTACCAGCAGCTACCTTACTGGCAGCGTGGATCGCAACGCAGCAGAACACCCCATAGTGAG GCTAAAGCGCGACGGCGCAAGTTTCTCGCTGAACACCGACAACCCGGCGATCACGCACACAACACTGGACGACGAGTACCGGCTGGCGCTGAAGCTCGGACTCTCGCCCGAGGACATTCTGCGATGC ATCTGA